A genomic window from Luteolibacter sp. LG18 includes:
- a CDS encoding LexA family transcriptional regulator: MIARFTVLRARPMALARSLWVQPFRASSTSTARLRVSVAFGFWLRAPVISEQLVQRHSELSVHWRKTKMNSSETFVQRFAVLMAKRGIKSRAELATLLNISRTQLHYIEKGEKDPQPRILERLNELERESGIQGEQFVQIAQVGEAPPPRFPPKRTTRYIPVIGMAHAGEAQSYEELHCDPEDHVPTECRDEKAFAVRLEGDSMEPEYKERDLLILMPERRIYTNCLAVLKLANDGVVFRRIEIRGDTIRLIPLNRRYEPDVIEKKDVTWAYPVYGMWRQITN; the protein is encoded by the coding sequence TTGATCGCTCGGTTTACGGTGTTGCGGGCACGGCCGATGGCCTTGGCGAGGTCGCTTTGGGTCCAGCCCTTTCGAGCCAGCTCCACATCGACGGCGCGCCTGCGGGTCTCCGTAGCTTTTGGTTTTTGGTTGCGGGCTCCTGTCATTTCTGAACAACTTGTTCAGCGGCACAGTGAACTTTCTGTTCATTGGCGCAAGACAAAAATGAACTCTTCTGAAACCTTTGTTCAGCGATTTGCCGTCCTGATGGCCAAACGTGGGATCAAAAGTCGGGCCGAATTGGCCACGTTGCTTAATATTTCAAGGACTCAGCTTCACTACATCGAGAAGGGAGAGAAAGATCCTCAGCCTCGAATTTTGGAAAGATTGAACGAATTGGAGAGAGAGTCAGGAATTCAAGGTGAGCAATTTGTTCAGATCGCTCAAGTGGGAGAAGCTCCCCCGCCAAGGTTTCCACCGAAAAGAACGACTCGCTACATTCCCGTGATCGGGATGGCCCACGCTGGAGAAGCGCAGAGCTACGAAGAGCTCCATTGTGATCCAGAGGACCACGTGCCCACCGAATGCCGCGACGAGAAAGCATTCGCGGTCCGGCTGGAAGGCGACTCGATGGAGCCGGAATACAAAGAGCGCGATCTCCTGATCTTGATGCCGGAGCGCCGCATTTACACGAACTGCCTGGCTGTGTTGAAGCTGGCCAACGACGGGGTGGTGTTTCGCCGAATTGAAATTCGCGGCGACACGATCCGATTGATCCCGCTGAACAGGCGCTATGAGCCTGACGTGATCGAAAAGAAGGATGTCACGTGGGCCTATCCGGTTTACGGCATGTGGAGACAAATCACCAACTGA
- a CDS encoding ATP-binding protein: MKEQDSTVRSPHAGTNYGIAPDQFELVIKALDEEQQETLRFWYYLAKEESWTLRQLAKHSGEHSTTLTRVFRGVYEGNIGNVCDRLENSRVAFKGTVANPDFTMTALAKRMFEIFDELRELNLVGLLWGEKGIGKTTVAEEYRRLNNHGKTVYVRCLARCTFPQFVHHVARSLGVTVKNQNQFTVREKIVGVLSAGQRLLIVDELHELFATMRPDMAANCCEFLREIYDRSGCGMALIGTERMISEFKTGTQKEILSQLLDRGYEFRLPGKSTRKDYEAMLKHFGLATPGAAEPDAAEIVKDLVDAHGLRKFNVHLRSGARRAKRRNETYTWAHFVEAFDNLATLSTAAK, translated from the coding sequence ATGAAAGAACAAGACTCCACCGTTAGAAGCCCCCACGCCGGAACCAACTACGGCATCGCTCCCGATCAATTCGAACTCGTCATCAAGGCGCTCGATGAGGAGCAGCAGGAGACCCTGCGCTTCTGGTACTACCTCGCCAAGGAGGAGAGCTGGACGCTCCGCCAGCTCGCCAAGCACAGCGGCGAACACTCCACCACGCTGACCCGCGTCTTCCGTGGCGTTTACGAAGGCAACATCGGCAACGTGTGCGATCGCCTCGAAAACAGCCGGGTGGCCTTCAAGGGCACCGTCGCCAATCCGGATTTCACGATGACGGCGCTGGCCAAGCGCATGTTCGAGATCTTCGACGAACTCCGCGAGCTGAACCTTGTCGGCCTGCTGTGGGGAGAGAAGGGGATCGGCAAGACCACCGTGGCCGAGGAATACCGCCGCCTGAACAACCATGGCAAGACGGTCTACGTCCGCTGCCTGGCCCGCTGCACCTTCCCGCAGTTCGTCCACCACGTGGCCCGCTCGCTCGGCGTCACGGTGAAGAACCAGAACCAGTTCACCGTCCGCGAGAAGATCGTCGGCGTGCTGTCCGCTGGCCAGCGGCTCCTGATCGTCGATGAGCTGCACGAGCTGTTCGCCACGATGCGCCCGGACATGGCCGCGAACTGCTGCGAGTTCCTCCGCGAGATCTACGACCGCTCCGGCTGCGGCATGGCCCTGATCGGCACCGAGCGGATGATCAGCGAGTTCAAGACCGGCACGCAGAAGGAGATCCTCAGCCAGCTCCTGGACCGGGGCTACGAGTTCCGCCTGCCCGGGAAGTCCACCCGCAAGGACTACGAGGCGATGCTGAAACACTTCGGCCTGGCCACACCTGGAGCGGCTGAGCCGGACGCCGCCGAGATCGTCAAAGACCTCGTGGACGCGCACGGCCTCCGCAAGTTCAACGTCCACCTCCGCAGCGGTGCCCGCCGCGCCAAGCGCCGCAATGAGACCTACACCTGGGCGCACTTCGTCGAGGCCTTCGACAACCTGGCCACCCTCTCCACCGCCGCCAAATGA
- a CDS encoding host-nuclease inhibitor Gam family protein — MAKSKPSKLPAIETTEDLHATVDKVAVLEAEKRGLEAARDIDLQKVRTKHDAQIEEKGTLIKALTNLCATYCKAKKASLFGKLKSAASALARFGIREGTPALCLLNKNHTWETVLARLKDRGLTEYVRVVEEIDKEKLKGAKLTEAQLAELGLRVDTKESFFIESKSDDANRIKTATDDEV, encoded by the coding sequence ATGGCCAAATCGAAACCATCCAAACTGCCCGCGATCGAAACCACCGAAGACCTTCACGCCACCGTCGACAAGGTCGCGGTGCTGGAAGCCGAGAAGCGGGGCCTTGAAGCCGCCCGCGACATCGACCTTCAGAAGGTCCGCACCAAGCACGATGCGCAGATTGAGGAAAAGGGCACGCTGATCAAGGCGCTCACCAACCTCTGCGCCACCTACTGCAAGGCGAAGAAGGCCTCGCTCTTCGGCAAGCTCAAGTCGGCCGCGTCCGCCCTGGCACGCTTCGGCATCCGCGAGGGCACGCCCGCCCTGTGCCTGCTCAACAAGAACCACACCTGGGAAACGGTGCTCGCCCGCCTCAAGGATCGCGGCCTCACGGAATACGTCCGCGTCGTCGAGGAGATCGACAAGGAGAAGCTCAAGGGCGCGAAGCTCACCGAGGCCCAGCTCGCCGAACTCGGCCTGCGGGTCGACACCAAGGAATCGTTCTTCATCGAATCCAAGAGCGACGACGCGAACCGCATCAAGACCGCCACCGACGACGAAGTCTAA
- the der gene encoding ribosome biogenesis GTPase Der gives MPTVAIVGRPNVGKSALFNRLAGRKIAIVHDQPGVTRDRISAPCKATPTPCTIIDTGGIGASLDDGFADQVAIEADIAMQTADLILFIVDAHEGLSPIDQALAQKLRKAKPPVRLVLNKVDHEKHENVFGDFARLGLGAGIHVSAEHGRNVGALVDVIEEVIAPLAKEVEAEAEVAQAVGIKLAIVGKPNAGKSSLINAILKDERTIVSEIAGTTRDAVDLPYQFAGENFTLIDTAGLRPRGKRDSSVEVFSAMRTEKAIRRSDLCVLVIDLAAGISAMDRKIAQLIMEEKKPCLIVLNKFDLYHPDAPRTARLEEATEHVRRELFFLAYAPFVATSAKKGQAVDHVLKEALKIRDKAQNLPGTGVLNRILHQAFELNPPGSDRKSGKRLKLYYATTALNEKYSVIPVPTLVLFVNDKKLMATSYEQYLTNRYREKHPAPGIPVVFSVRSRDRRDLKKEDR, from the coding sequence ATGCCCACCGTCGCCATCGTCGGACGCCCGAACGTCGGGAAATCCGCGCTCTTCAACCGCCTCGCCGGGCGGAAAATCGCCATCGTCCACGACCAGCCGGGCGTCACGCGGGATCGCATTTCCGCCCCCTGCAAGGCGACTCCCACCCCCTGCACCATCATCGATACCGGCGGCATCGGCGCCTCCCTCGATGACGGCTTCGCCGACCAGGTCGCCATCGAGGCGGACATCGCCATGCAGACCGCGGACCTGATCCTCTTCATCGTCGATGCCCACGAAGGCCTCTCCCCGATCGACCAGGCGCTCGCCCAGAAGCTCCGCAAGGCCAAGCCGCCCGTGCGCCTCGTCCTGAACAAGGTCGACCACGAGAAGCACGAGAACGTCTTCGGTGACTTCGCCCGCCTCGGCCTCGGTGCCGGCATCCACGTCTCCGCCGAACACGGCCGCAACGTCGGCGCGCTGGTCGACGTCATCGAGGAAGTCATCGCCCCGCTCGCCAAGGAGGTCGAGGCCGAGGCCGAGGTCGCCCAGGCCGTCGGCATCAAGCTCGCCATCGTCGGCAAGCCCAACGCCGGCAAGTCCTCCCTCATCAACGCCATCCTCAAGGACGAGCGCACCATCGTCAGCGAAATCGCCGGCACCACCCGCGATGCCGTCGACCTCCCCTACCAGTTCGCCGGCGAAAACTTCACCCTCATCGACACCGCCGGCCTCCGCCCGCGCGGCAAGCGCGATTCCTCCGTCGAGGTCTTCTCCGCCATGCGCACCGAAAAGGCGATCCGCCGCAGCGACCTCTGCGTGCTCGTCATCGACCTCGCCGCCGGCATCTCCGCCATGGACCGGAAGATCGCCCAGCTCATCATGGAGGAGAAAAAGCCCTGCCTGATCGTGCTGAACAAGTTCGACCTCTACCACCCGGACGCTCCCCGCACCGCCCGCCTGGAGGAAGCCACCGAGCACGTCCGCCGCGAGCTGTTCTTCCTCGCCTACGCCCCCTTCGTGGCTACCTCCGCGAAGAAAGGCCAGGCCGTCGACCATGTCCTGAAGGAAGCGCTCAAGATCCGCGACAAGGCCCAGAACCTCCCCGGCACCGGCGTGCTCAACCGCATCCTGCACCAAGCCTTCGAACTGAACCCGCCCGGCAGCGACCGCAAGTCCGGCAAGCGCCTCAAGCTCTACTACGCCACCACCGCGCTGAACGAGAAATACAGCGTCATCCCGGTGCCCACCCTCGTCCTCTTCGTGAACGACAAGAAGCTCATGGCCACCAGCTACGAGCAGTACCTCACCAACCGCTACCGCGAGAAGCACCCCGCCCCCGGCATCCCCGTGGTCTTCTCCGTGCGCTCCCGCGACCGCCGGGACCTGAAGAAGGAAGACAGATGA
- a CDS encoding ABC transporter ATP-binding protein codes for MLLDVKNLSTRFHTRNGIVHAVEDVSFSVAAGKTLGIVGESGSGKSVTCYSLLGLIPQPPGRIHSGTALFDGIDLLKASEKQLQKIRGKRISMIFQDPMTSLNPYMKVSDQLMEPLALHEGLKGKAALDRAIQSLAEVGIHDPEKRVHSYPHEFSGGMRQRVMIAMALITRPELLICDEPTTALDVTVQKQVLDLIRERQRDLGTAVIFITHDLAVVSEMCDHINVMYAGRVVESASKEDLFRHPRHAYTRSLLKSIPASHPKGDPLYTIAGLPPDLTRPPLGCAFQPRNRIGKPELCLTDRHPALSEITPGHFVQNCPGCLA; via the coding sequence ATGCTTCTCGACGTAAAAAACCTATCCACCCGCTTCCACACCCGCAACGGCATCGTCCATGCCGTGGAAGACGTTTCCTTCTCCGTCGCGGCCGGCAAAACCCTCGGCATTGTCGGTGAGTCCGGCTCGGGGAAATCCGTCACCTGCTACTCGCTGCTCGGCCTGATCCCGCAGCCTCCCGGCCGCATCCACTCCGGCACCGCCCTGTTCGATGGCATCGACCTGCTCAAGGCCTCCGAGAAGCAGCTCCAGAAGATCCGCGGCAAGCGCATCTCGATGATCTTCCAGGACCCCATGACCTCGCTGAACCCCTACATGAAGGTCAGCGACCAGCTCATGGAACCGCTCGCCCTCCACGAAGGACTCAAGGGCAAGGCCGCGCTCGACCGCGCCATCCAATCGCTCGCCGAAGTCGGCATCCACGATCCCGAAAAGCGCGTCCACAGCTACCCGCACGAATTCTCCGGCGGCATGCGCCAGCGCGTGATGATCGCCATGGCCCTCATCACCCGCCCGGAACTGCTGATCTGCGATGAACCCACCACCGCGCTCGATGTGACCGTGCAGAAGCAGGTCCTCGACCTCATCCGCGAGCGCCAGCGCGACCTCGGCACCGCCGTCATCTTCATCACCCACGACCTCGCCGTGGTTTCGGAAATGTGCGACCACATCAACGTGATGTACGCCGGCCGCGTCGTCGAAAGCGCCAGCAAGGAAGATCTCTTCCGCCACCCGCGCCACGCCTACACCCGCAGCCTGCTCAAATCGATCCCGGCCTCCCACCCGAAGGGCGACCCGCTCTACACCATCGCCGGCCTGCCGCCCGATCTCACCCGCCCGCCGCTCGGCTGCGCCTTCCAACCGCGCAACCGCATCGGCAAGCCCGAGCTCTGCCTCACCGACCGCCACCCCGCCCTCTCCGAAATCACCCCCGGCCACTTCGTCCAGAACTGCCCCGGGTGTTTGGCTTGA
- a CDS encoding M15 family metallopeptidase has product MSDLPQLTRQIQARLGVTVDGTYGPATAAAILAALPAPAVATPAPIPPSGDIDSRTAGVFAKLDPKIVPNFRDFYRQANARLADRGLSYVAVQGTRTMAEQQALYNQGRTTPGQIVTKAKPGSSWHNFAVAVDFGVFRGGSYLDEHEPGLADKIHREIATALADECGLAWGGDWTSIKDFPHYQPASLPASPNDHYRELFQEKGSVL; this is encoded by the coding sequence ATGAGTGATCTCCCACAACTCACCCGCCAGATCCAGGCGCGCCTCGGCGTGACGGTGGATGGCACCTACGGCCCGGCCACGGCCGCCGCCATCCTGGCCGCGCTGCCCGCTCCGGCGGTCGCCACGCCCGCACCGATCCCGCCCTCCGGCGACATCGACAGCCGCACGGCCGGAGTCTTCGCGAAGCTCGATCCGAAGATCGTGCCGAACTTCCGCGACTTCTATCGCCAGGCCAATGCCCGGCTTGCCGATCGCGGGCTCTCCTACGTCGCGGTGCAGGGCACCCGCACGATGGCCGAGCAACAGGCGCTCTACAACCAGGGTCGCACCACGCCGGGTCAGATCGTCACCAAGGCCAAGCCGGGTTCCTCCTGGCACAACTTCGCCGTCGCCGTCGACTTCGGGGTGTTCCGTGGCGGCAGCTATCTGGACGAGCACGAGCCGGGCCTCGCCGACAAGATCCATCGCGAGATCGCGACAGCCTTGGCGGATGAATGCGGCCTCGCCTGGGGCGGTGACTGGACGTCGATCAAGGATTTCCCGCACTACCAGCCCGCGTCGTTGCCCGCCTCGCCCAACGACCACTACCGCGAACTCTTCCAAGAGAAAGGGTCCGTGCTGTGA
- a CDS encoding SOS response-associated peptidase family protein — protein sequence MALVIAIGRMRVPVAVPMRWGWSRDFNPTIYNARAEKVGTGMWAQASRCLFLVSDYYETDKTTGQKWRIYAKRPVVTSGFYVPGLWEIGPEKRLFAAMLTEPASSLLDGMNDRQPCAFADWREMEPWINGGNLPNRTKLHLAKEQEAANRQSLQDIQERNHSHLAWRLRQEADRNSPDGPTLPGL from the coding sequence ATGGCCTTGGTGATCGCCATCGGCCGCATGCGGGTGCCTGTCGCGGTGCCCATGCGATGGGGATGGAGCCGGGATTTCAACCCCACCATCTACAATGCGCGGGCCGAGAAGGTCGGGACGGGCATGTGGGCTCAGGCTTCTCGCTGCCTCTTCCTGGTGAGCGATTACTACGAAACCGACAAGACCACCGGGCAGAAGTGGCGGATCTACGCCAAGCGCCCGGTGGTGACGAGTGGGTTCTACGTTCCAGGCCTGTGGGAAATCGGTCCGGAAAAGCGTCTGTTCGCCGCGATGCTGACCGAACCGGCATCATCCTTGCTGGACGGCATGAACGACCGCCAGCCGTGCGCGTTCGCCGACTGGAGGGAGATGGAGCCTTGGATCAACGGGGGGAACCTACCCAACCGCACGAAACTGCACCTTGCCAAGGAACAGGAAGCGGCAAATAGGCAAAGCCTCCAGGACATCCAGGAACGCAACCACTCCCACTTGGCTTGGAGGCTTCGACAGGAAGCGGACCGGAATTCCCCGGATGGACCAACACTTCCCGGACTCTGA
- a CDS encoding GxxExxY protein gives MKKQPMKPTPPTRPTPPVTQALPGKPTPPTRPAPPLTQRLTPTPTGPLKPGPPLTQRLTPKPTGPLKPGRPPATQALSGKPTPTARPASPVNQALPGMESHPLRKNPTPTQPLPAKQKATAKQTPKAAETLYEDESLALMSCAVEVAQNLGPGLPDKIYGNALARELELRGIPFIQQIRYSVDYKGKIVGEFIPDLIAYGKIIIETKMIDHITEVEIEHVMNYLRISGHRLALILNFKNSRFETRWVAL, from the coding sequence ATGAAGAAACAGCCCATGAAGCCGACGCCTCCCACCAGGCCGACGCCTCCTGTGACCCAAGCCCTGCCCGGCAAACCCACTCCCCCTACCAGGCCCGCCCCGCCTCTCACCCAGAGGCTCACCCCGACGCCGACCGGCCCGCTGAAGCCCGGTCCGCCGTTGACCCAAAGGCTCACCCCGAAGCCAACCGGCCCCTTGAAGCCCGGTCGCCCACCCGCGACCCAGGCCCTCTCCGGCAAGCCGACTCCCACCGCACGACCGGCCTCCCCCGTGAACCAGGCCCTCCCCGGCATGGAGTCGCACCCGCTGCGGAAGAACCCGACTCCGACCCAGCCGCTCCCGGCGAAACAGAAGGCCACCGCGAAGCAGACTCCGAAAGCCGCGGAGACCCTGTATGAGGACGAAAGCCTCGCCCTGATGAGCTGCGCCGTCGAGGTCGCCCAGAATCTCGGCCCCGGCCTCCCGGACAAGATCTACGGCAACGCCCTGGCCCGTGAACTCGAGCTGCGCGGCATCCCGTTCATCCAGCAGATCCGCTACTCGGTCGACTACAAGGGCAAGATCGTGGGCGAATTCATCCCCGACCTGATCGCCTACGGAAAGATCATCATCGAAACCAAGATGATCGACCACATCACCGAGGTCGAAATCGAGCACGTGATGAACTACCTCCGCATCTCCGGGCACCGCCTCGCCCTCATCCTCAACTTCAAGAATTCGAGGTTCGAAACCCGTTGGGTCGCGCTCTGA
- a CDS encoding alpha-ketoglutarate-dependent dioxygenase AlkB, whose translation MASIETEPEASILPGFLEPAAATLLFDDLCREVAWDERMKARKTACFGQTYDDSGVDYEVVPMPPRLEALCADIERELGFLPTNCLINYYETGGSSMGFHSDATYNLAAGTGVAIVSLGAERELTFRNIAEPTRFVAYPMPHGSLFHMTQLTQAHWMHAVKKDPAAGARISLTFRRILSPEELEGR comes from the coding sequence ATGGCCTCCATCGAAACCGAACCCGAAGCCTCGATCCTGCCGGGGTTTCTGGAGCCCGCGGCGGCGACGCTGCTGTTCGACGACCTGTGCCGCGAGGTGGCGTGGGACGAGCGGATGAAGGCGCGGAAGACCGCGTGTTTCGGCCAGACCTACGATGATTCGGGGGTGGACTACGAGGTGGTGCCGATGCCGCCGCGGTTGGAGGCATTGTGCGCGGACATCGAGCGGGAGCTGGGATTCCTGCCGACGAACTGCCTGATCAACTACTACGAAACCGGTGGCTCCAGCATGGGGTTCCACTCGGACGCCACCTACAATCTGGCGGCGGGCACCGGTGTGGCGATCGTTTCGCTGGGGGCGGAGCGTGAGTTGACGTTCCGGAACATCGCCGAGCCGACGCGGTTCGTGGCTTATCCGATGCCGCACGGTTCGCTGTTCCACATGACCCAGCTCACGCAGGCGCACTGGATGCACGCGGTGAAGAAGGACCCGGCCGCGGGAGCGCGCATCAGCCTGACTTTCCGCCGGATTCTGTCTCCAGAGGAGCTGGAGGGACGATAG
- a CDS encoding phage protease translates to MSHPIHNRKGEVPADGWFEIEAPGTYPAGVDEDENPREQVLDDIAFKSIVNRFQSDKAAAGATWAGLLVDHDHLSHDMDKSTAAMAWAQDVQVRNGILCAKLDLTDIGEPAVRNRRFKFFSTEYDAGDLEDLGGGKVRPLRLAGLAFTNRPNNRGRIKPISNRAEAGAKGGQKTETTTQPTMKNIATALGLPADADEAAILSAIAKLKSDQATAETENKENAAETIMNRFGDRVPEAARAGWKAHLILNRKATEELMETTFPKQEVKEVEKKPVAPIHNREKAKAPDAVSDGGTEQQQAAGKKKAAAIRNRAAEIQRTERIPWNAAFNRAAGELS, encoded by the coding sequence ATGAGCCACCCCATCCACAACCGCAAAGGCGAAGTCCCGGCCGACGGCTGGTTTGAGATCGAAGCCCCCGGCACCTATCCGGCGGGAGTCGATGAAGACGAGAACCCGCGTGAGCAGGTGCTCGATGACATCGCCTTCAAGTCGATCGTCAACCGCTTCCAATCCGACAAGGCGGCCGCCGGTGCCACATGGGCCGGTCTGCTCGTGGACCATGACCATCTGTCCCACGACATGGACAAGAGCACGGCGGCGATGGCCTGGGCGCAGGATGTGCAGGTCCGCAACGGCATCCTGTGCGCGAAGCTCGACCTGACCGACATCGGCGAGCCCGCCGTGAGGAACCGTCGATTCAAGTTCTTCTCCACCGAATACGACGCCGGGGATCTCGAAGACCTCGGCGGCGGCAAGGTGAGGCCGCTGCGTTTGGCGGGACTCGCCTTCACGAACCGCCCCAACAACCGGGGCCGGATCAAACCGATTTCGAACCGTGCCGAGGCTGGTGCCAAGGGCGGGCAGAAAACCGAAACCACAACACAACCGACGATGAAGAACATCGCCACCGCACTGGGGCTGCCCGCCGATGCCGACGAGGCCGCCATCCTTTCCGCGATCGCCAAGCTGAAAAGCGACCAGGCGACCGCCGAAACCGAGAACAAGGAGAACGCCGCTGAGACGATCATGAATCGTTTCGGTGATCGCGTCCCCGAAGCCGCACGCGCTGGCTGGAAAGCGCATCTCATCCTGAACCGCAAGGCCACCGAGGAGCTGATGGAAACCACCTTCCCGAAGCAGGAAGTGAAGGAAGTCGAAAAGAAGCCGGTCGCTCCGATCCACAACCGCGAGAAGGCGAAAGCCCCGGACGCGGTGAGCGATGGCGGCACGGAGCAACAGCAGGCCGCCGGGAAGAAGAAGGCGGCCGCGATCCGCAACCGTGCCGCCGAGATCCAGCGCACCGAACGCATCCCGTGGAACGCGGCCTTCAACCGCGCCGCTGGCGAACTGTCCTGA
- a CDS encoding DUF935 family protein, giving the protein MSRETTLPTRSGGFFGRMRGIVNRAVMSVSYRFHVAAANSWRDTYNPLRSLTIQRAVCLLEEGERGAFADLMWTYRYIEMQDATLGALIERRTSAIQELDWNIVMRVDVPAGKTGVAKRQKAALEATYKRIKNLSAAFEHLAMASFRGFSRLEKVTNGDGEIIALAPVDQWFWVRQGLYGAWKYNRSATFGTNAGEEVPEPRFISREVARPINRVALIAYVRKGLSQKDWDGFIEQFGIPAVFIVMPENVPSDKEDEYLEAADQITSDGRGVLPGGSKVETVDNGARGNNPFKEHLAYQDEQVVLRGTGGMLTMLAQSGSGTLAGNAHADTFAAIARAEAAEISEILRAAIDAEVIEAETPGEEAWARFELAANEEQDSSQVVKDACLLNRSGFTVDPAYIEEKTGYKMVLAPSVQTPEGKLLNRLMGLAGRTSRNDFKRHPEDMLRIVGNIFNRQPSEEGWKKFGRETGTLGIPREIMPQIQSGNRAAMVNFLRARGIDYTKESVKPADLKPTQAEYSPAKVAAAKAHQGAQRAILISSDNHVVDGHHQYKSALEDGPNVPMDVFRIDAPIMAVIGLLLQMESTGQALMNRHYSAENGDTFQDFIRAVRGDKEADAMGRTASMQKLCNALSADLQPLGEALAGALAAGDEAAMRAALKKISADMPDFLQSPELEAALGEELAAALIQPKSDSE; this is encoded by the coding sequence ATGAGCCGGGAAACCACCCTTCCGACCCGTTCCGGCGGGTTCTTCGGCCGGATGCGCGGCATCGTGAACCGGGCGGTGATGTCTGTCAGCTACCGATTCCACGTGGCGGCGGCGAACTCGTGGCGGGACACCTACAATCCGCTGCGGAGCCTCACCATCCAGCGGGCCGTGTGCCTGCTGGAGGAAGGCGAGCGCGGGGCGTTCGCGGACCTGATGTGGACCTACCGCTACATCGAGATGCAGGACGCCACCCTGGGCGCTCTGATCGAGCGCCGGACGTCCGCCATCCAGGAGCTGGATTGGAACATCGTGATGCGGGTCGACGTTCCGGCGGGGAAGACCGGCGTGGCCAAGCGCCAGAAGGCCGCGCTGGAGGCGACCTACAAGCGGATCAAGAATCTCAGCGCCGCCTTCGAGCATCTCGCGATGGCGAGCTTCCGTGGCTTCTCCCGGCTGGAGAAGGTGACCAACGGCGATGGCGAGATCATCGCGCTCGCTCCCGTGGACCAATGGTTCTGGGTGCGCCAGGGGCTTTACGGTGCCTGGAAATACAACCGCAGCGCGACGTTCGGCACCAATGCCGGCGAAGAGGTTCCGGAGCCGCGATTCATTTCCCGCGAGGTGGCCCGGCCGATCAACCGCGTGGCGCTCATCGCCTACGTCCGGAAGGGCCTGTCTCAAAAAGACTGGGACGGCTTTATCGAACAGTTCGGCATCCCGGCCGTCTTCATCGTGATGCCGGAGAACGTTCCGTCCGACAAGGAGGACGAGTATCTCGAAGCGGCCGACCAGATCACCAGCGACGGCCGTGGCGTGTTGCCCGGCGGGTCGAAGGTCGAAACCGTCGACAACGGAGCGCGTGGCAACAATCCGTTTAAAGAACATCTCGCCTACCAGGATGAACAGGTGGTGCTGCGTGGCACCGGCGGGATGCTCACGATGCTGGCGCAGAGCGGCAGCGGCACCCTCGCGGGCAATGCGCATGCCGATACCTTCGCCGCGATCGCCCGGGCCGAGGCCGCGGAGATCTCCGAGATCCTGCGAGCCGCCATCGACGCCGAGGTGATCGAAGCGGAAACACCGGGCGAGGAAGCCTGGGCGCGCTTCGAGCTGGCGGCCAACGAAGAACAGGACAGCAGCCAGGTGGTGAAGGATGCGTGCCTTCTCAACAGAAGCGGCTTCACCGTCGACCCGGCCTACATCGAAGAGAAGACCGGATACAAGATGGTGCTCGCCCCGTCCGTGCAGACTCCCGAGGGGAAACTGCTCAACCGACTGATGGGCCTGGCGGGCCGGACCAGCCGCAACGACTTCAAGCGCCATCCCGAGGACATGCTCCGGATCGTGGGGAACATCTTCAATCGCCAGCCCTCCGAGGAAGGATGGAAGAAGTTCGGCCGTGAGACCGGCACCCTGGGCATCCCGCGGGAGATCATGCCGCAGATCCAGAGCGGCAACCGGGCGGCGATGGTAAACTTCCTTCGCGCCCGTGGCATCGACTACACCAAGGAGTCGGTGAAGCCCGCGGACCTCAAGCCGACGCAGGCCGAGTATTCGCCCGCGAAGGTGGCGGCCGCGAAGGCCCACCAGGGCGCGCAACGCGCCATCCTGATTTCGTCCGACAACCACGTCGTCGACGGGCATCACCAGTACAAGTCCGCCCTGGAAGACGGACCGAACGTGCCGATGGATGTGTTCCGGATCGACGCGCCGATCATGGCGGTCATCGGCCTGCTGCTCCAGATGGAGAGCACCGGCCAGGCGCTGATGAACCGGCACTACTCCGCCGAGAACGGCGACACCTTCCAAGACTTCATCCGGGCGGTGCGCGGCGACAAGGAGGCCGATGCCATGGGCCGGACAGCCTCGATGCAAAAGCTTTGCAACGCCCTTTCCGCGGACTTGCAGCCGCTCGGCGAAGCCCTGGCAGGTGCCCTCGCGGCCGGTGACGAGGCGGCGATGCGGGCGGCGCTGAAGAAGATCTCGGCGGACATGCCCGACTTCCTGCAATCCCCCGAACTGGAGGCCGCTCTGGGCGAGGAGCTGGCAGCCGCCCTGATCCAACCCAAATCCGATTCCGAATGA